CAGATGGTCAGCAACGGAATGACGCAGGACTACGGCGCCTTCCTGGCCTCGCACCAAGGCGTATACGACACCGCTATCAGCTATTCGGTCCGCTACGACGAGGACGCTTGGGTGGAGACCGGCGATCGAGTCGCCGGCCGCATGTGGATTACCACCGCACGCCCCAAGGAACGGCCGACGGAAATCGAAGTCATCCTCATCGCCACCTATCGGGAAGGACTGATCCACCGGCTCTGGGAGTTGACCTGGCCGGACTGGTCAAGGTTGGCGGCCTTCGAAAATTACGAATCCTAATCGACGCAGCTGAGCAGCGGCATT
This is a stretch of genomic DNA from Nakamurella alba. It encodes these proteins:
- a CDS encoding nuclear transport factor 2 family protein — encoded protein: MSVAHLRAMFDRMVIEKDATAVAKFYHPDFQMVSNGMTQDYGAFLASHQGVYDTAISYSVRYDEDAWVETGDRVAGRMWITTARPKERPTEIEVILIATYREGLIHRLWELTWPDWSRLAAFENYES